In Archocentrus centrarchus isolate MPI-CPG fArcCen1 chromosome 16, fArcCen1, whole genome shotgun sequence, a single window of DNA contains:
- the LOC115793853 gene encoding uncharacterized protein LOC115793853 → MMSSRSKNDLCRICGGNLQGNQRRWLFGSQNKKPGQPKTPAGSLRGRSLSQSSQSSPWGSTISLGSSVSLSKSLLSVSSPSKSMDLLAVLTHIVGQSVPRGSGQGEFVCGKCVCLLEQVFKFDTVIARVRVLSSERLQKLMQERDKMRQWVRQSYCQRHPQDFQNRSSTSEEDGEVEKEGYREMLKENMALSEYECWSEKWDTCPYFIKTGKRCRKGKGCEGCDSLRVSDSDYESVCGVPRNMPFQPFSPLSRDKSQSMPLHWQRGPSVSSSPASLAGSSLSLRAPSRTESTQSLDSLDGNDPFEPMSDQSVSFMLKELRSIGGKPVSSPSGSRIPVLGKRDRRDLGKIGETASPRVTRVLNFVDVANGGDEEDGDVLTELRDEFMPLHRESTAARAHHGIRHLKGQLDQAASRIRTLEAELKHGRNKPEEVNGSQDWAPQLQEEGGSSLLQSLCLSLQSRERLIQECVALIGRLCVEEGAGTELANRLMEKLKETLSENKTALETLRSEVAEEEKRAEKEMEALRKAGRDRERDLDTLNAVLQCNQDIINDLRVALGEKERLLKEVEKERELWRQRDGALAAVLQEKEALIHTFKEQLVNFQKGVEQSEGGVAELAALLRDQEESSATLCQEVTKLTAALQEYQDMVQSQQESHRQAASSLTAQLRDARRELKEQEKEKKEADRAWQADREERERGERRLRDSLEKRDKLIEQILLDAEERDRLFRELQQNLQNKREPVTAVKHTL, encoded by the exons ATGATGTCCTCCAGAAGTAAGAACGACCTGTGCCGAATATGTGGCGGGAATCTTCAGGGAAACCAACGGCGATGGCTGTTTGGGAGCCAGAATAAGAAGCCTGGTCAGCCTAAGACCCCAGCAGGGTCCCTGAGGGGCAGGAGCCTGTCCCAGTCCTCACAGAGCAGCCCCTGGG GCAGCACGATCTCTCTGGgttcctctgtttctctctccaaGTCCCTGTTGTCTGTGAGCTCCCCCTCCAAGAGCATGGATCTGCTCGCAGTGTTGACCCACATAGTGGGGCAGTCTGTACCACGGGGCAGCGGGCAGGGCGAGTTTGTGTGTGGCAAATGTGTGTGCCTCCTGGAACAGGTGTTCAAGTTTGACACAGTCATAGCCAGGGTGAGGGTGCTTTCGTCCGAGCGCCTTCAGAAGCTGATGCAAGAGAGAGATAAAATGAGGCAGTGGGTGCGCCAAAGCTACTGCCAGAGGCACCCGCAGGACtttcaaaacagaagcagcaccAGCGAGGAGGATGGCGAGGTGGAGAAGGAAGGATACCGGGAGATGCTCAAGGAGAATATGGCGCTTTCTGAGTATGAGTGCTGGTCTGAGAAGTGGGACACATGTCCATATTTTATCAAGACGGGtaaaagatgcagaaaagggaAGGGATGTGAGGGCTGTGATTCCTTACGGGTGTCTGACTCGGATTATGAGTCTGTCTGTGGGGTTCCTCGTAATATGCCTTTTCAACCCTTTTCCCCGTTGTCCCGGGACAAGTCCCAGAGCATGCCCCTCCACTGGCAGAGGGGGCCGTCAGTCAGCTCCAGCCCAGCCTCACTGGCAGGGTCTAGTCTCTCGTTACGAGCACCTTCCCGCACTGAGTCCACTCAGTCTCTCGACTCCCTGGATGGGAATGACCCATTTGAGCCCATGAGTGATCAGTCAGTCAGCTTCATGCTGAAGGAACTGAGAAGTATTGGAGGGAAGCCGGTCAGTTCGCCATCAGGGAGTAGGATCCCCGTTCTGGGAAAAAGGGATAGGAGGGACTTGGGAAAAATCGGGGAGACCGCATCACCCAGAGTGACCAGGGTGCTGAATTTTGTGGATGTGGCGAATGGAGGGGATGAAGAGGATGGGGATGTCCTAACAGAGCTGAGGGACGAGTTCATGCCACTTCATCGAGAG AGCACTGCAGCCAGAGCTCATCATGGTATCAGGCATCTAAAAGGCCAACTCGACCAAGCTGCTTCCCGCATCAGGACCCTGGAGGCTGAGCTCAAACATGGGAGAAACAAACCAGAGGAAGTCAACGGCTCACAAGACTGGGCTCCT cagctccagGAGGAGGGTGGCAGCTCCCTGCTGCAGAGCCTCTGTCTCTCCCTTCAGAGCCGCGAGCGTCTGATCCAG GAGTGTGTGGCTCTGATCGGCAGGCTGTGTGTGGAGGAGGGAGCAGGGACCGAGCTGGCCAACAGGCTGATGGAGAAACTGAAAGAGACTCTTTCTGAGAACAAG ACTGCTCTGGAGACTCTGAGGTCTGAGGTGGctgaagaagagaagagggCAGAGAAGGAGATGGAGGCTCTGAGGAAGGCCGGGCGAGACAGAGAGCGAGACCTCGACACCCTGAACGCTGTGCTGCAGTGCAACCAGGATATCATCAAT gacCTGCGGGTGGCTCTGGGGGAGAAGGAGCGGCTGCTGAAGGAAGTGGAGAAAGAGCGGGAACTCTGGAGACAGAGGGACGGGGCCCTCGCTGCTGTCCTGCAGGAGAAGGAGGCTCTGATCCACACCTTCAAAGAGCAGCTGGTGAACTTTCAGAAAGGGGTGGAG CAGTCTGAAGGGGGCGTGGCTGAGCTAGCAGCCTTGTTGAGGGATCAAGAGGAAAGCAGCGCCACCTTGTGCCAGGAGGTCACCAAACTTACTGCGGCCCTGCAGGAATACCAGGACATGGTGCAG AGTCAGCAGGAGAGTCACAGGCAGGCGGCGTCCTctctgacagctcagctccggGACGCTCGGCGGGAGCTGAAGGagcaggagaaggagaagaaggaggcCGACAGAGCCTGGCAGGCTGACAGGGAGGAGCGAGAGCGAGGGGAGAGGAGGCTGAGGGACAGCCTGGAGAAGAGGGACAAACTCATCGAG caaatccTTCTGGATGCTGAAGAGCGCGACCGTCTGttcagagagctgcagcagaaCCTGCAGAACAAACGGGAACCTGTGACCGCcgtcaaacacacactgtga
- the tektl1 gene encoding coiled-coil domain-containing protein 105 — MQVLSVPLASVTIGRPSWCDGTVRSIRRAERLVRQTRAGRSAACSRPRSGGSGAAAGATPAGDPAKDKIAAEECRPRSRDCVCKNKISRPQTAAAMLPAGSRRTAAAPFPPASMRERCAGASVAAAAQYMRGVREVEVQLRMQAGRVTEEGLKLARDRGHLERMLSSLRTSLTINQGSSKGRTRRPSTAETERDGADHLLLWERRELAELKQDLQGTLKSTLSQLQALGESSRQLLDCASERARVLDLLPLSGSAGGRTAAHTFSNTDPISPSTPECKKALESSSVTVSQSQLLRENTRRILTGAISRQKAAHRAVNDGLVKKIAETITLEQSLALMSAATRQAVFRKQREISCIRHSHDRAQGPEYSGDVLPREKLDRPLVKVYQRHPGTQLPEAAELIQGSAVLRQCLTTSEGELVRLQRVRLQLLDDLQGKRTAAEVDAAVLRMRRQQVDRRAMPTFLQQGAVCQS; from the exons ATGCAGGTTCTCTCGGTTCCCCTCGCCTCTGTCACCATCGGACGGCCGTCCTGGTGCGACGGAACGGTCCGCTCCATTCGACGGGCGGAGCGCCTGGTTCGGCAGACTCGAGCCGGGCGGTCCGCTGCGTGCAGCCGGCCCCGGAGCGGCGGCAGCGGCGCCGCTGCAGGAGCCACCCCAGCGGGAGACCCCGCCAAAGATAAGATAGCGGCGGAGGAATGCAGACCAAGGAGTCGTGACTGCGTCTGCAAAAATAAGATATCAAGACCCCAAACTGCCGCAGCCATG CTTCCTGCTGGATCTCGGAGGACGGCGGCGGCCCCATTCCCGCCTGCCAGCATGCGTGAGCGTTGTGCCGGGGCCAGTGTCGCTGCAGCTGCTCAGTACATGCGCGGAGTTCGCGAGGTTGAGGTCCAGCTGCGTATGCAGGCGGGCAGAGTGACTGAGGAGGGTCTGAAGCTGGCGAGGGACCGAGGTCACCTGGAGAGGATGCTGAGCAGCCTCAGGACCAGTCTGACCATCAACCAGGGGAGCTCAAAGGGAAGAACCAGGAGGCCGTCCACCGCTGAGACG GAGAGAGATGGTGCTGATCACTTGCTGCTGTGGGAGAGGAGAGAGCTGGCCGAGCTGAAACAGGATCTGCAGGGAACGCTGAAAAGCACACTGAGCCAGCTTCAA GCTCTGGGTGAGAGCAGCAGGCAGCTGCTGGACTGTGCCAGTGAGAGGGCTCGAGTACTGGATCTGCTCCCTCTCAGTGGCTCCGCTGGAGGACGTACTGCAGCTCACACCTTCAGCAACACAGATCCTATCAGCCCCTCTACTCCAG agtGTAAAAAGGCTTTAGAGTCGTCCTCTGTGACAGTCAGCCAGTCACAGCTACTAAGAGAAAACACCAGACGGATACTAACCGGCGCCATCAGCAGGCAGAAAGCTGCCCACCGTGCCGTCAATGATGGCCTGGTGAAGAAAATTGCAGAGACGATCACTCTGGAG CAAAGTCTGGCGCTGATGTCTGCAGCCACCCGGCAGGCTGTGTTTCGTAAGCAGAGGGAGATCAGCTGCATTCGTCACAGCCACGACAGGGCACAG GGTCCAGAGTACAGCGGGGATGTTCTGCCCAGGGAGAAGCTCGACAGGCCTCTGGTGAAGGTTTATCAGAGACACCCGGGGACACAGTTACCTGAGGCTGCTGAGCTCATTCAG GGCAGTGCAGTACTGAGACAGTGTCTAACGACCTCTGAGGGTGAGCTGGTGAGGCTGCAGCGCGTCCGTCTGCAGCTGCTGGATGACCTGCAGGGCAAGAGGACTGCAGCTGAGGTCGATGCAGCGGTTCTCCGCATGAGGCGTCAGCAGGTCGACAGGCGAGCCATGCCCACTTTCCTCCAGCAGGGGGCGGTGTGCCAAAGCTAA
- the zp3d.2 gene encoding zona pellucida sperm-binding protein 3d.2: MVYLLLLLLLLLLLPRTEGRTPRIQGSNQTAQVMRKVHLRGTPTPPPPYLRLPVFLDSKLPLVEKEYFSPLRGTGAEPLPERVREILLPIRPNTTPPGVSGVSVKTSCKRTKMQVQVERSILEAGEPHSHLTLGTCTASKSTRDHLYFEYGLGMCGTKCRIIDNQVVYSNTLRYDPPRLQGPIRRAVPLSLPVACYFNRYQYAYKVGYVPKVPIRKIFKQMKNGAKFSLTPRNAEWERLSPSDQYVLGKPMYFQAEALPVSHHERLYIHSCYATPEESHTSTLRFPVVKNFGCMVESKGGRSSFIPYKNNAVRFSVDAFLFKGIMGKQLYMHCIMSVGSSVPAPTAKSCNYDTAAQRWVELYGSDSVCTCCDSNCTSAASTETQIISSRPWTIEPKVKAISSLKLSTETTAAPQSAMTGWRRSSQPVVAAVLPVEKVEESEWPFGGGVMWTEEGGAEKQVKGSAFVEEVIAEPRRIFEEIFDFDQ, from the exons ATGGTTtacctgctgctcctcctcctcctcctgctgctgcttccccGCACTGAAGGACGGACACCGCGCATCCAGGGTTCAAACCAAACCGCGCAGGTGATGAGGAAAGTTCACCTGAGAGGGACGCCGACTCCGCCGCCGCCGTACCTCCGCCTCCCGGTGTTTCTGGACTCGAAGCTGCCGCTGGTGGAGAAGGAGTATTTCTCTCCACTCAGAGGCACCGGCGCGGAGCCTCTACCGGAGCGCGTCCGGGAAATCCTGCTCCCGATTCGACCCAATACCACGCCGCCCGGAGTCTCGGGTGTTTCCGTGAAGACTTCGTGTAAGAGGACCAAGATGCAGGTCCAGGTGGAGAGGAGCATTCTGGAAGCCGGTGAACCTCACTCTCATCTCACACTGGGCACATGCACAGCCAGTAAGTCTACGAGGGACCACCTTTATTTCGAGTACGGCCTCGGCATGTGCGGAACCAAGTGCAGG ATAATTGATAACCAGGTTGTCTATTCAAACACACTCCGATATGACCCACCAAGGCTCCAAGGACCAATCAGGAGAGCTGTGCCCTTAAGCCTGCCTGTTGCTTGTTATTTTAACAG GTATCAATACGCCTACAAAGTTGGCTACGTACCAAAGGTACCGATACGCAAGATCTTCAAACAAATGAAGAATGGAGCTAAATTCAGTCTGACTCCACGAAATG CTGAGTGGGAACGGCTCTCCCCTTCAGATCAGTACGTGCTTGGAAAGCCCATGTACTTCCAGGCTGAGGCCCTGCCTGTGTCCCACCATGAAAGACTATACATCCACTCATGTTATGCCACTCCAGAGGAGTCCCACACCTCTACACTTAGGTTTCCTGTTGTGAAAAACTTTGG ATGCATGGTTGAGAGCAAAGGTGGGCGCTCCAGTTTCATCCCATACAAAAACAATGCTGTGAGATTCTCTGTGGATGCCTTCCTGTTCAAGGGAATCATGGGAAAG cagctctacATGCACTGCATCATGTCTGTGGGCAGTTCTGTGCCTGCACCCACAGCCAAGTCCTGCAACTACGACACAGCAGCCCAAAG ATGGGTTGAGCTGTATGGGTCAGACTCAGTGTGCACCTGCTGTGACTCCAACTGTACCTCTGCTGCATCCACAG AGACCCAAATAATCAGCAGTAGACCGTGGACAATAGAACCTAAAGTGAAAGCCATCAGTTCCCTGAAGCTCTCCACCGAAACCACAGCAGCACCACAGTCAGCGATGACTGGGTGGAGGAGGTCGTCACAGCCCGTGGTGGCAGCAGTGCTTCCagtggaaaaggtggaggagtCGGAGTGGCCGTTTGGAGGTGGAGTGATGTGGACCGAGGAAGGAGGTGCGGAGAAGCAGGTGAAGGGCTCTGCCTTTGTGGAGGAGGTGATCGCAGAACCCAGACGAATATTTGAAGAAATCTTTGATTTTGACCAATAA
- the LOC115794923 gene encoding sperm acrosome membrane-associated protein 4-like, protein MLGPLLLLSLFPAVVPLFCYTCVFPTISPLDCIRFPLKCPPGQLCLSSRAVGEKGDFRVVLYEKSCVLPSLCGLTAEKHDLGLNVTFTFTNECCSTHLCNGAAAPYWTGTLFTLLTVYSVW, encoded by the exons ATGCTGGGCCCTCTGCTGCTCCTGTCCTTATTTCCAGCTGTGG TTCCCCTCTTCTGTTACACCTGTGTCTTCCCCACCATCTCACCTCTGGATTGCATCAGATTCCCCCTGAAGTGCCCACCTGGGCAGCTCTGCCTGTCCAGCCGAGCAGTGGGTGAGAAAG ggGACTTCCGTGTGGTTCTGTACGAGAAGAGCTGCGTCCTGCCCTCCCTGTGCGGACTCACGGCTGAAAAACATGACCTGGGACTCAACGTCACCTTCACCTTCACCAATGAATGCTGCAGCACTCACCTGTGCAACGGAGCTGCTGCCCCCTACTGGACGGGGACATTATTCACGCTTCTCACTGTATACTCAGTTTGgtga